In Pseudomonas hamedanensis, a single window of DNA contains:
- the pilV gene encoding type IV pilus modification protein PilV: MRAGSKKAQEGMTLIEVLVALLILTVGLLGAAAVQLNALKYTDSSRMTSQASFIAYDMMDRIRANSGANYTVTPPTSGNLSVTRDQDLYDFTTNIANFGGPTATGSITLNQRVYTITITWSDARAANTASAQRSFVLTSRATVDPVATP, from the coding sequence ATGAGGGCAGGGAGCAAAAAAGCACAGGAGGGCATGACGCTGATCGAAGTGCTGGTCGCGTTGCTGATTCTGACCGTCGGGCTGTTGGGCGCGGCGGCGGTGCAACTCAATGCGCTGAAGTACACCGACAGCTCGCGCATGACCAGTCAGGCCAGTTTCATCGCCTACGACATGATGGACCGCATTCGCGCCAACTCCGGCGCCAACTACACCGTCACGCCGCCCACCTCGGGCAACCTCAGCGTAACGCGAGACCAGGATCTCTACGACTTCACCACCAATATCGCCAACTTCGGCGGTCCGACCGCGACGGGCAGCATCACCCTCAACCAGCGGGTCTACACCATTACGATTACCTGGAGCGATGCCCGTGCGGCCAACACCGCAAGTGCGCAACGCAGTTTCGTGCTGACCAGCCGGGCGACGGTCGATCCGGTGGCGACACCATGA
- a CDS encoding GspH/FimT family pseudopilin — MDLRTKGFTLVELLIAIAVLLLLVTLAVPAFTRTIQSSKADTEMGDLQRAINFARLEAINRGVTTRLRPTAGGSVWAGELAVYDSTGNPANVLRVVPAMSSGATLTLTSGVTALDFNNLGGLAAPSTAVVIAYTLGTQSRTLNVCLNGRIQLGGNCG, encoded by the coding sequence ATGGATCTTCGTACAAAAGGTTTCACGCTGGTCGAGTTGCTGATCGCCATCGCGGTGTTGTTGCTTCTCGTCACCCTGGCAGTGCCGGCCTTTACCCGAACGATTCAGAGCAGCAAGGCCGATACCGAAATGGGCGACCTGCAGCGTGCGATCAATTTTGCTCGCCTTGAAGCGATCAATCGCGGCGTGACCACGCGATTGCGCCCGACTGCGGGCGGCAGCGTCTGGGCCGGTGAGCTGGCGGTCTACGACAGTACTGGCAATCCGGCCAATGTGTTGCGGGTTGTTCCAGCGATGAGCAGCGGCGCGACTCTGACGCTAACCTCAGGAGTGACGGCGCTCGATTTCAATAATCTGGGTGGACTGGCGGCACCGTCGACGGCGGTGGTCATCGCTTACACGCTGGGCACGCAAAGCAGGACGCTGAACGTGTGTTTGAACGGACGCATTCAACTGGGTGGAAATTGCGGATGA
- a CDS encoding GspH/FimT family pseudopilin: MPQHGFSLIELLMGLAIGAIVLLLVSPAFAALKQATQRDHAAQSLIEGIRHARTLAITHNQSVVIHGIDGDWSQGWRIILDISGKGPQDSSNPLLVERASEGKVPIVGNWWVSRYVRFSHLGQPLMPGRRFQAGTLHVCSPREPVSQRQIVLAATGRVRLGSQETEQALCDRNRNVRSNERAALSASRM; the protein is encoded by the coding sequence ATGCCGCAACACGGTTTCAGCCTGATTGAACTGCTTATGGGACTGGCGATTGGCGCAATTGTTCTGCTGCTGGTCAGCCCGGCGTTCGCCGCGCTCAAGCAGGCGACTCAGCGCGACCACGCGGCGCAGTCGCTGATCGAAGGTATCCGCCATGCACGCACTCTGGCGATCACGCACAATCAGAGCGTGGTGATCCATGGTATCGACGGCGACTGGAGTCAGGGTTGGCGGATCATTCTGGACATCAGCGGCAAGGGGCCGCAGGACAGCAGCAATCCACTGCTGGTGGAGCGCGCCAGTGAGGGGAAGGTGCCGATTGTCGGCAACTGGTGGGTGAGCCGCTATGTGCGGTTCAGCCATCTTGGGCAACCGTTAATGCCGGGACGGCGGTTTCAGGCGGGGACGTTGCACGTCTGCTCACCGCGCGAACCGGTCAGCCAGCGCCAGATTGTGCTGGCGGCGACCGGTCGCGTGCGCCTGGGCAGTCAGGAGACCGAACAGGCGCTTTGCGACAGAAACAGAAACGTCAGATCGAACGAACGCGCAGCTCTTTCGGCATCGAGAATGTGA
- the ispH gene encoding 4-hydroxy-3-methylbut-2-enyl diphosphate reductase: MQIKLANPRGFCAGVDRAIEIVNRALEVFGPPIYVRHEVVHNKFVVEDLRSRGAIFVEELDQVPDDVIVIFSAHGVSQAVRNEAAGRGLKVFDATCPLVTKVHIEVAKYSRDGRECILIGHAGHPEVEGTMGQYDASNGGAIYLVEDEQDVAELQVRNPEKLAFVTQTTLSMDDTSRVIDALRTRFPAIGGPRKDDICYATQNRQDAVKQLADECDVVLVVGSPNSSNSNRLRELAERMATPAYLIDGAEDLQKSWFDGVERIGITAGASAPEVLVRGVIQQLQAWGATGADELAGREENITFSMPKELRVRSI, translated from the coding sequence ATGCAAATCAAACTCGCCAACCCCCGTGGCTTCTGCGCCGGTGTGGACCGGGCGATCGAAATCGTCAATCGCGCTCTGGAAGTCTTCGGGCCGCCGATCTATGTGCGCCATGAAGTGGTGCACAACAAGTTCGTCGTGGAAGACCTGCGCAGCCGCGGCGCGATTTTCGTCGAAGAACTCGATCAGGTGCCGGATGACGTGATCGTTATCTTCAGCGCCCACGGTGTTTCCCAAGCCGTGCGCAACGAAGCCGCCGGTCGTGGCCTGAAAGTCTTCGATGCAACCTGCCCGCTGGTGACCAAGGTGCACATCGAAGTGGCCAAATACAGCCGCGACGGTCGCGAATGCATCCTGATCGGCCACGCCGGTCATCCGGAAGTCGAAGGCACCATGGGCCAGTACGACGCCAGCAATGGCGGCGCGATCTACCTCGTCGAAGACGAGCAAGACGTGGCCGAGTTGCAGGTGCGTAACCCGGAGAAACTCGCCTTCGTTACGCAGACGACTCTGTCGATGGACGACACCAGTCGGGTTATCGATGCGCTGCGCACGCGCTTTCCGGCCATCGGCGGTCCACGCAAGGACGACATCTGCTACGCCACGCAAAACCGTCAGGACGCGGTCAAGCAACTCGCCGACGAATGCGACGTGGTATTAGTGGTCGGCAGCCCCAACAGCTCCAATTCCAATCGTCTGCGTGAACTGGCTGAGCGCATGGCGACCCCGGCCTACCTGATCGACGGCGCCGAAGACCTGCAAAAGAGCTGGTTCGATGGCGTCGAACGCATCGGCATTACCGCCGGCGCCTCGGCTCCTGAAGTCCTGGTGCGCGGCGTAATCCAGCAATTGCAGGCCTGGGGCGCAACCGGTGCCGATGAGCTGGCCGGTCGAGAAGAGAACATCACATTCTCGATGCCGAAAGAGCTGCGCGTTCGTTCGATCTGA
- the fkpB gene encoding FKBP-type peptidyl-prolyl cis-trans isomerase has product MTEQVSAEQRIGQNTEVTLHFALRLENGDTVDSTFDKAPATFKVGDGNLLPGFEAALFGFKAGDKRTLTVEPENAFGQPNPQNVQIIPRSQFVDMELSPGLLVIFNDAANTELPGVVKEFDDAQVTIDFNHPLAGKTLTFDVEIISVKAI; this is encoded by the coding sequence ATGACTGAACAGGTATCGGCTGAGCAACGCATCGGCCAGAACACGGAAGTCACTTTGCACTTTGCCTTGCGCCTGGAAAACGGCGACACCGTCGACAGCACGTTCGACAAGGCACCGGCTACCTTCAAGGTGGGCGATGGCAACCTGCTGCCGGGTTTCGAAGCGGCGCTGTTCGGTTTCAAGGCGGGCGACAAGCGTACGCTGACCGTCGAACCGGAAAACGCCTTCGGCCAGCCGAACCCGCAGAACGTTCAGATCATCCCGCGCTCGCAGTTTGTCGACATGGAGTTGTCGCCGGGTTTGCTGGTGATCTTCAATGATGCGGCCAATACTGAATTGCCGGGTGTGGTGAAAGAATTCGACGACGCACAAGTGACCATCGACTTCAACCACCCGTTGGCCGGCAAGACGCTGACCTTTGACGTGGAAATCATTTCCGTCAAAGCGATCTGA
- the lspA gene encoding signal peptidase II, whose product MPDAVGRFGRLSWLWLSLLVLVIDQASKFYFEDKLEMFQQIVIIPDYFSWTLAYNTGAAFSFLADSSGWQRWLFALIAIVVSAVLVVWLKRLGRNETWLAVALALVLGGALGNLYDRIALGHVVDFILVHWQNRWYFPAFNFADSAITVGAIMLALDMFKPKKTEEAAHD is encoded by the coding sequence ATGCCTGATGCCGTTGGCCGTTTCGGACGGCTGAGCTGGCTGTGGTTGAGCTTGCTGGTACTGGTCATTGACCAGGCCAGCAAGTTCTACTTCGAAGACAAGCTCGAAATGTTCCAGCAGATCGTGATTATTCCCGATTACTTCAGCTGGACCCTGGCCTACAACACCGGCGCTGCGTTCAGCTTCCTGGCTGACAGCTCCGGCTGGCAGCGCTGGCTGTTCGCTCTGATTGCGATTGTGGTCAGTGCGGTGCTGGTGGTCTGGCTCAAGCGCTTGGGGCGCAACGAAACCTGGCTGGCCGTCGCCTTGGCGTTGGTGCTGGGTGGCGCGCTGGGTAATCTGTATGACCGCATTGCCTTGGGCCATGTTGTCGACTTCATCCTGGTGCACTGGCAGAACCGCTGGTATTTCCCGGCGTTCAACTTCGCTGACAGCGCGATCACCGTTGGGGCGATCATGCTGGCACTGGACATGTTCAAACCGAAGAAAACCGAAGAGGCTGCTCATGACTGA
- the ileS gene encoding isoleucine--tRNA ligase — protein MTDYKATLNLPDTAFPMKAGLPQREPQILQRWDSIGLYGKLREIGKDRPKFVLHDGPPYANGTIHIGHALNKILKDMIIRSKTLSGFDAPYVPGWDCHGLPIEHKVEVTHGKNLGADKTRELCRAYATEQIEGQKSEFIRLGVLGDFANPYKTMDFKNEAGEIRALAEIVKGGFVFKGLKPVNWCFDCGSALAEAEVEYENKKSSTIDVAFPIADEAKLAAAFGLASLSKPAAIVIWTTTPWTIPANQALNVHPEFNYALVDIGDKLLVLAEELVEACLARYGVQGSVIATTTGKELELINFRHPFYDRLSPVYLADYVELGAGTGVVHSAPAYGVDDFVTCKKYGMVNDDILNPVQSNGVYVPSLEFFGGQFIWKANPAIVEKLTEVGALMHTTVIEHSYMHCWRHKTPLIYRATAQWFIGMDKEPTSGDTLRVRSLKAIEDTKFVPAWGQARLHSMIANRPDWCISRQRNWGVPIPFFLNKESGELHPRTVELMEEVAKRVEVEGIEAWFKLDAAELLGDEAPQYDKISDTLDVWFDSGTTHWHVLRGSHPMGHESGPRADLYLEGSDQHRGWFHSSLLTGCAIDNHAPYRELLTHGFTVDESGRKMSKSLGNVIAPQKVNDTLGADIMRLWVASTDYSGEMAVSEQILQRSADAYRRIRNTARFLLSNLTGFNPATDLLPAEDMLALDRWAVDRTLLLQRELQEHYGEYRFWNVYSKIHNFCVQELGGFYLDIIKDRQYTTGADSKARRSCQTALFHISEALVRWIAPILAFTADELWQYLPGERNESVMLNTWYEGLTELPEGFELGRAYWDRIMEVKVAVNKEMEIQRAAKAVGGNLQAEVTLFAEEALSADLAKLSNELRFVLITSTASVAPFVQAPADAVATEVSGLKLKIVKSAFPKCARCWHCREDVGVNPEHPEICGRCVDNISGAGEVRHYA, from the coding sequence ATGACCGACTATAAAGCCACGCTAAACCTTCCGGACACCGCCTTCCCAATGAAGGCCGGCCTGCCACAGCGCGAACCGCAGATCCTGCAGCGCTGGGACAGTATTGGCCTGTACGGAAAGTTGCGCGAGATTGGCAAGGATCGTCCGAAGTTCGTCCTGCACGACGGCCCTCCGTACGCCAACGGCACGATCCACATCGGTCACGCACTGAACAAGATTCTCAAGGACATGATCATCCGCTCGAAAACCCTGTCGGGTTTCGACGCGCCGTATGTGCCGGGCTGGGACTGCCACGGTCTGCCGATCGAACACAAGGTTGAAGTGACCCACGGCAAGAATCTGGGCGCGGATAAAACCCGTGAGCTGTGCCGTGCCTACGCCACCGAGCAGATCGAAGGGCAGAAGTCCGAATTTATCCGCCTCGGCGTGCTGGGCGACTTCGCCAACCCGTACAAGACCATGGATTTCAAGAACGAGGCCGGTGAAATTCGCGCCCTCGCCGAAATCGTCAAGGGCGGTTTCGTGTTCAAGGGCCTCAAGCCGGTGAACTGGTGCTTCGATTGCGGTTCGGCCCTGGCTGAAGCGGAAGTCGAATACGAGAACAAAAAGTCCTCGACCATCGACGTGGCGTTCCCGATCGCTGACGAGGCCAAACTGGCTGCCGCCTTCGGTCTGGCGTCGCTGAGCAAACCTGCTGCGATCGTGATCTGGACCACCACCCCGTGGACCATCCCGGCCAACCAGGCGCTGAACGTGCACCCGGAATTCAACTACGCCCTGGTCGATATCGGCGACAAGCTGCTGGTGCTGGCTGAAGAGCTGGTCGAAGCCTGCCTGGCGCGCTACGGCGTGCAAGGTTCGGTCATCGCCACCACCACCGGTAAAGAACTGGAGCTGATCAACTTCCGTCATCCGTTCTACGATCGTCTGTCGCCGGTATACCTGGCAGACTACGTCGAACTGGGCGCTGGCACCGGCGTGGTTCACTCCGCCCCGGCCTACGGCGTCGACGACTTCGTGACCTGCAAAAAATACGGCATGGTCAACGACGACATCCTCAACCCGGTGCAGAGCAACGGCGTGTACGTGCCGTCGCTGGAGTTCTTTGGCGGCCAGTTCATCTGGAAGGCCAACCCGGCGATCGTTGAAAAACTGACCGAAGTCGGTGCGCTGATGCACACCACCGTCATCGAACACAGCTACATGCACTGCTGGCGCCACAAAACCCCGCTGATCTACCGCGCCACCGCGCAGTGGTTCATCGGCATGGACAAAGAGCCAACCAGCGGCGATACCCTGCGCGTGCGCTCGCTCAAAGCCATCGAAGACACCAAGTTCGTTCCGGCCTGGGGCCAGGCGCGCCTGCACTCGATGATCGCCAACCGCCCGGACTGGTGCATCTCGCGTCAGCGCAACTGGGGCGTGCCGATCCCGTTCTTCCTCAACAAGGAAAGCGGTGAGCTGCACCCCCGCACTGTCGAGCTGATGGAAGAAGTCGCCAAGCGCGTTGAAGTCGAAGGCATCGAAGCCTGGTTCAAGCTCGACGCCGCCGAACTGCTGGGCGATGAAGCGCCGCAGTACGACAAGATCAGCGACACCCTCGACGTCTGGTTCGACTCGGGCACCACGCACTGGCACGTCCTGCGTGGTTCGCACCCGATGGGTCACGAGAGCGGCCCGCGCGCCGACCTGTACCTGGAAGGCTCCGACCAGCACCGTGGCTGGTTCCACTCGTCTTTGCTGACCGGTTGCGCCATCGACAACCACGCACCGTACCGCGAACTGCTGACCCACGGCTTCACCGTCGACGAGTCCGGTCGCAAGATGTCCAAGTCGTTGGGCAACGTGATCGCTCCGCAGAAAGTCAACGACACCCTGGGCGCCGACATCATGCGTCTGTGGGTTGCATCGACTGACTACTCCGGCGAAATGGCGGTGTCCGAGCAGATTCTGCAGCGCAGCGCGGATGCCTATCGGCGCATCCGTAACACCGCGCGTTTCCTGCTTTCCAACCTGACCGGTTTCAACCCGGCCACCGACCTGCTGCCGGCCGAAGACATGCTGGCGCTGGATCGCTGGGCAGTGGATCGCACACTGTTGCTGCAACGCGAACTGCAAGAGCACTACGGCGAATACCGTTTCTGGAACGTCTACTCGAAGATCCACAACTTCTGCGTGCAGGAGCTGGGTGGTTTCTATCTCGACATCATCAAGGACCGCCAGTACACCACCGGTGCCGACAGCAAGGCGCGTCGCTCGTGCCAGACCGCGCTGTTCCACATCTCTGAAGCGCTGGTGCGCTGGATCGCGCCGATCCTCGCCTTCACCGCCGACGAACTGTGGCAATACCTGCCGGGCGAGCGCAACGAGTCCGTCATGCTCAACACCTGGTACGAAGGCCTGACCGAGCTGCCGGAAGGCTTCGAGCTGGGTCGCGCCTACTGGGATCGCATCATGGAAGTGAAAGTCGCGGTCAACAAAGAGATGGAAATCCAGCGCGCGGCGAAAGCTGTCGGTGGCAACCTGCAGGCCGAAGTGACGCTATTTGCCGAAGAGGCGCTGAGCGCCGATCTGGCCAAGCTGAGCAACGAACTGCGCTTTGTATTGATCACTTCGACTGCAAGCGTTGCGCCATTTGTGCAGGCTCCGGCCGATGCGGTGGCAACCGAAGTCAGCGGTCTGAAACTGAAGATCGTCAAGTCGGCCTTCCCGAAGTGCGCCCGTTGCTGGCACTGCCGCGAAGATGTCGGCGTGAACCCGGAGCATCCGGAAATCTGCGGTCGCTGCGTCGACAACATCAGCGGCGCTGGCGAGGTTCGTCACTATGCCTGA
- the ribF gene encoding bifunctional riboflavin kinase/FAD synthetase: protein MQLVRGLHNLRPQHRGCVATIGNFDGVHRGHQAILARLRERALELGVPSCVVIFEPQPREFFAPDTAPARLARLRDKLQLLAAEGVDRVLCLAFNQRLSKLSASEFVDTILVDGLGVQHLEVGDDFRFGCDRLGDFDFLLQAGQMHGFTVEAAQTVELDGLRVSSTQVRNALAAADFALAERLLGRPYRIAGRVLHGQKLARQLGTPTANVQLKRRRVPFTGVYLVNVDIDGKTWPGVANIGVRPTVQGDGKAHLEVHLLDFAGDLYDRRLTVVFHQKLREEQRFASLEALKTAINADVAAARALAAPSAHR, encoded by the coding sequence ATGCAGCTGGTTCGAGGCCTCCACAACTTGCGCCCCCAGCATCGGGGCTGCGTCGCCACTATTGGCAACTTTGACGGTGTTCACCGTGGTCACCAGGCAATCCTGGCCCGACTGCGTGAGCGTGCGCTCGAGTTGGGCGTACCCAGCTGCGTGGTGATTTTCGAGCCGCAGCCACGGGAATTCTTTGCCCCTGACACGGCGCCGGCACGGCTGGCGCGCTTGCGTGACAAACTGCAATTGCTCGCCGCCGAAGGCGTCGACCGGGTCTTGTGCCTGGCGTTCAACCAGCGCCTGAGCAAGCTCAGCGCCAGTGAGTTCGTCGATACCATTCTGGTCGACGGTCTTGGCGTACAGCATCTGGAGGTCGGTGACGATTTCCGCTTCGGTTGCGACCGCCTCGGTGATTTCGATTTCCTGCTGCAAGCCGGGCAAATGCACGGTTTTACTGTGGAAGCTGCGCAGACCGTCGAGCTGGACGGCCTTCGCGTCAGCAGCACGCAAGTGCGCAACGCCTTGGCCGCTGCCGATTTTGCCTTGGCCGAACGCTTGCTCGGCCGTCCGTACCGGATTGCCGGTCGCGTGCTGCACGGCCAGAAGCTGGCCCGGCAACTGGGTACGCCCACTGCCAATGTTCAACTCAAGCGCCGTCGCGTACCGTTCACCGGCGTGTATCTGGTGAATGTCGACATCGACGGCAAAACCTGGCCCGGCGTCGCCAACATCGGCGTGCGGCCCACGGTACAAGGTGACGGCAAGGCCCACCTTGAGGTCCATCTTTTAGATTTTGCCGGCGATCTGTATGACCGGCGTTTGACGGTGGTTTTCCACCAAAAGCTGCGTGAAGAGCAGCGATTCGCCTCCCTGGAGGCGCTGAAAACGGCGATCAACGCGGATGTCGCCGCCGCCCGTGCACTAGCCGCACCTAGCGCCCATCGCTAA
- the murJ gene encoding murein biosynthesis integral membrane protein MurJ, with the protein MNLLKSLAAVSSITMLSRILGFVRDTLIARTFGAGMATDAFFIAFKLPNLLRRIFAEGAFSQAFVPILAEYKSQQGEEATRTFIAYVSGLLTLVLAVVTALGMIAAPWVIWATAPGFTDTPEKFQLTSDLLRVTFPYILLISLSSLAGAILNTWNRFSVPAFVPTLLNVSMIVFSLFLTPYFDPPVMALGWAVLVGGLAQLLYQLPHLKKIGMLVLPRLNLRDSGVWRVMKQMLPAILGVSVSQISLIINTIFASFLVAGSVSWMYYADRLMELPSGVLGVALGTILLPTLAKTYASKDRHEYSRILDWGLRLCFVLVLPCALALGILAEPLTVSLFQYGQFSGFDAEMTQRALIAYSAGLLGIIVIKVLAPGFYAQQNIRTPVKIAIFTLVCTQLFNLALIGPLAHAGLALAISAGACLNAGLLFYQLRKQNMYQPQPGWGKFAFKLVVAVAVMSAVLLAGMHFMPAWDEGHMLERFLRLGALVVAGVVAYFGMLLLLGFRLRDFNRKALS; encoded by the coding sequence ATGAATCTGCTCAAATCGTTGGCCGCCGTCAGCTCTATCACGATGCTTTCCCGGATTCTGGGCTTTGTTCGTGACACGCTGATCGCACGGACATTCGGCGCCGGGATGGCCACGGACGCCTTCTTTATTGCCTTCAAACTGCCCAATCTGCTGCGGCGGATCTTTGCCGAAGGGGCTTTTTCCCAGGCCTTCGTGCCGATTCTCGCCGAGTACAAAAGCCAGCAGGGCGAAGAGGCGACGCGCACTTTTATTGCCTATGTGTCGGGCTTGCTGACCCTGGTGCTGGCAGTGGTCACCGCGCTGGGCATGATTGCCGCGCCCTGGGTGATCTGGGCCACGGCGCCGGGTTTTACCGATACGCCAGAAAAATTCCAGCTGACTTCCGACCTGTTGCGGGTGACCTTTCCTTATATATTGCTGATTTCCCTGTCCTCGCTGGCCGGTGCGATTCTCAATACCTGGAACCGGTTTTCGGTGCCGGCCTTCGTGCCGACCCTGCTCAATGTCAGCATGATCGTGTTTTCGCTGTTCCTGACGCCGTACTTCGATCCGCCGGTCATGGCCCTCGGCTGGGCGGTATTGGTCGGCGGCCTGGCGCAATTGCTTTATCAACTGCCGCACCTGAAAAAGATCGGCATGCTGGTGTTGCCGCGGCTGAATCTGCGCGACAGCGGCGTGTGGCGGGTGATGAAGCAAATGTTGCCGGCGATTCTCGGTGTGTCGGTCAGCCAGATTTCGTTGATCATCAATACGATTTTCGCCTCGTTTCTGGTCGCCGGTTCAGTGTCGTGGATGTACTACGCCGACCGCTTGATGGAGCTGCCGTCCGGCGTATTGGGCGTGGCACTCGGCACGATTCTGCTGCCGACTCTGGCAAAAACCTACGCCAGCAAGGATCGTCACGAGTATTCGCGGATTCTCGACTGGGGCCTGCGCCTGTGCTTCGTGCTGGTGCTGCCGTGCGCATTGGCATTGGGGATTCTGGCTGAGCCGCTGACCGTTTCGCTGTTTCAGTACGGCCAGTTCAGCGGCTTTGATGCCGAAATGACCCAGCGCGCGCTGATTGCTTATTCTGCCGGCCTGCTGGGGATTATCGTGATCAAGGTGCTGGCGCCGGGCTTTTATGCGCAACAGAACATCCGTACGCCAGTGAAAATCGCAATCTTCACTCTGGTCTGCACGCAACTGTTCAACCTGGCGTTGATCGGGCCGCTGGCTCACGCTGGCCTAGCGCTGGCGATCAGTGCCGGCGCCTGCCTGAATGCCGGGCTGCTGTTCTATCAGTTGCGCAAGCAGAACATGTATCAGCCACAACCGGGCTGGGGCAAGTTCGCTTTCAAGCTGGTAGTGGCGGTGGCGGTGATGTCGGCGGTGTTGCTCGCGGGCATGCATTTCATGCCGGCCTGGGACGAGGGGCACATGCTTGAGCGATTCCTGCGCCTGGGGGCCTTGGTGGTGGCGGGTGTGGTGGCGTACTTCGGCATGTTGCTGCTGCTCGGTTTCCGCCTGCGCGACTTCAATCGCAAGGCTTTGAGCTGA
- the rpsT gene encoding 30S ribosomal protein S20, which translates to MANSPSAKKRAKQAEKRRSHNASLRSMVRTYIKNVVKAIDAKDAEKAQAAYVLAVPVIDRMADKGIIHKNKAARHKSRLNGHVKALKEAA; encoded by the coding sequence GTGGCCAACTCACCTTCCGCCAAAAAACGTGCAAAACAGGCTGAGAAGCGTCGCAGCCACAACGCCAGCCTGCGTTCCATGGTTCGTACCTACATCAAGAATGTAGTTAAGGCCATCGACGCAAAAGACGCTGAAAAAGCTCAAGCTGCATACGTTCTGGCTGTGCCAGTTATCGACCGCATGGCCGATAAAGGCATCATCCACAAGAACAAGGCTGCTCGTCATAAGAGCCGTCTGAATGGCCACGTCAAAGCGCTGAAAGAAGCTGCTTAA
- a CDS encoding CreA family protein: MRVAKGLLALLMAMPLLASAEEIGQVSTVFKFVGPNDRIVVEAFDDPKVEGVTCYLSRAKTGGVKGGLGLAEDRAEASIACRQVGPIKFKGELKDGDEVFKERTSLVFKTMQVVRFLDKKRNTLVYLVYSDRLIEGSPQNAVTAIPILPWVPVQQ, from the coding sequence ATGCGCGTAGCAAAAGGATTGTTGGCCTTGCTGATGGCAATGCCATTGCTGGCTTCGGCCGAGGAAATCGGCCAGGTGTCGACAGTGTTCAAGTTTGTCGGGCCGAATGACCGGATAGTGGTCGAGGCGTTCGATGATCCGAAAGTTGAAGGTGTGACCTGCTACCTGTCGCGCGCCAAGACCGGCGGTGTGAAGGGTGGGCTGGGTCTGGCTGAAGATCGTGCAGAAGCGTCGATCGCGTGCCGGCAGGTCGGCCCGATCAAATTCAAGGGCGAGCTGAAGGATGGCGATGAGGTGTTCAAGGAGCGCACCTCGCTGGTGTTCAAGACCATGCAAGTGGTGCGTTTCCTCGACAAGAAGCGCAATACGCTGGTGTACCTGGTCTACAGCGATCGCCTGATCGAGGGCAGCCCGCAGAATGCGGTCACGGCCATTCCGATCCTGCCGTGGGTGCCGGTCCAGCAATAA
- the proB gene encoding glutamate 5-kinase: MRSKVTGAQRWVVKIGSALLTADGKGLDRAAMGVWVEQMVALHEAGVELVLVSSGAVAAGMSRLGWTARPSAMHELQAAAAIGQMGLVQAWESSFAEHGRHTAQILLTHDDLSDRKRYLNARSTLRALVELKVIPVINENDTVVTDEIRFGDNDTLAALVANLVEADLLVILTDRDGMFDADPRNNPDAKMIFEARADDPTLDAVAGGTGGALGRGGMQTKLRAARLAARSGAHTIIVGGRLERVLDRLKAGERIGTLLSPERGMLAARKQWLAGHLQTRGTLVLDDGAVSALSQGNKSLLPVGVKLVQGSFRRGEMVVCVAPDGREIARGLANYSALEAQKIIGQSSDAIVGLLGYMAEPELVHRDNLILV, encoded by the coding sequence ATGCGGAGCAAGGTGACAGGTGCGCAGCGTTGGGTCGTGAAGATCGGCAGCGCGTTGCTGACGGCTGATGGCAAAGGGCTGGATCGTGCGGCAATGGGTGTCTGGGTCGAGCAGATGGTGGCCTTGCACGAGGCGGGCGTCGAGTTGGTGCTGGTGTCCTCCGGGGCAGTGGCGGCGGGCATGAGCCGCTTGGGCTGGACCGCGCGACCCAGTGCGATGCACGAGCTCCAGGCGGCCGCCGCAATTGGTCAGATGGGGCTGGTGCAGGCGTGGGAATCGAGCTTCGCCGAGCATGGCCGGCACACCGCGCAGATTCTCCTGACCCACGACGACCTGTCCGACCGCAAGCGCTACCTGAACGCCCGCAGCACCTTGCGCGCACTGGTCGAGCTGAAAGTCATCCCGGTGATCAACGAAAACGACACCGTGGTCACCGATGAAATCCGTTTCGGCGACAACGATACCCTGGCGGCGCTGGTGGCCAACCTGGTTGAGGCGGACCTGCTGGTGATCCTCACGGATCGCGACGGCATGTTCGATGCCGATCCGCGCAACAACCCTGATGCGAAGATGATCTTTGAGGCGCGCGCCGATGATCCGACGCTGGATGCAGTGGCGGGCGGTACCGGCGGTGCGCTGGGGCGCGGCGGCATGCAGACCAAGTTGCGCGCGGCGCGACTGGCGGCACGTTCCGGGGCGCACACGATTATTGTTGGTGGGCGTCTTGAGCGAGTGCTTGACCGTCTGAAGGCCGGCGAGCGCATCGGCACCTTGCTCTCGCCTGAGCGTGGCATGCTGGCGGCGCGCAAGCAGTGGCTGGCCGGGCATCTGCAAACCCGCGGTACGCTGGTGCTGGACGATGGTGCAGTGTCGGCGCTGTCCCAGGGTAACAAGAGCTTGTTGCCGGTCGGCGTCAAGCTGGTGCAGGGCAGTTTCCGTCGTGGCGAAATGGTGGTTTGCGTGGCGCCGGACGGTCGTGAGATCGCTCGTGGCCTGGCCAACTACAGTGCGCTGGAAGCACAAAAAATCATCGGCCAGTCGTCGGATGCGATTGTCGGTTTGCTTGGTTACATGGCGGAGCCGGAGCTGGTTCACCGTGACAACCTGATTCTGGTCTAA